A section of the Amblyomma americanum isolate KBUSLIRL-KWMA chromosome 2, ASM5285725v1, whole genome shotgun sequence genome encodes:
- the LOC144120271 gene encoding LOW QUALITY PROTEIN: zinc finger BED domain-containing protein 6-like (The sequence of the model RefSeq protein was modified relative to this genomic sequence to represent the inferred CDS: inserted 1 base in 1 codon; substituted 1 base at 1 genomic stop codon): MRISCTADSHMAVTCRFLQGTTLRSSCVPLSVFPFCLRPHFHHFQGALTPQSVADAIADVVEDWCIRNAIIALVTVNDNRMILGARLLGIEQLPCFAHTLSLTVQDLLKSSEELAAVLQKCKDIVHYIRSCCTATAKLREEQERAGKVPRLXPKQETPTRXNSVFYTLKRFLEVGEGLTLTLSKLPRAPSPLVAEDMLIEDVVEILEPFEEATKLLSGDECTSTSLNVPVVCGIKRELEERIGPALKTENGKEVFRECISSLHKIMDTYEERQLTSLAHWWTHD; encoded by the exons ATGCGGATATCATGCACGGCTGACAGCCACATGGCAGTCACGTGCCGTTTTCTGCAAGGTACCACTCT gcgctcgtcctgtgttcccCTTTCCGTGTTTCCGTTCTGTTTGCGACCCCATTTTCATCATTTTCAGGGAGCGCTCACTCCTCAAAGCGTCGCTGACGCCATTGCTGATGTGGTTGAAGATTGGTGTATTCGCAACGCAATCATTGCTCTTGTCACAGTCAACGATAATAGGATGATTCTTGGAGCTCGTCTGTTAGGTATCGAGCAATTACCATGCTTTGCTCATACGCTGAGCCTCACGGTCCAGGATTTGCTAAAAAGCAGTGAAGAATTAGCAGCCGTGCTGCAAAAGTGCAAGGACATTGTGCACTACATAAGGtcctgctgcactgctactgccaAGCTCCGAGAAGAGCAAGAGCGTGCTGGTAAGGTCCCGCGGC ATCCCAAACAGGAGACACCGACACGATAGAACAGCGTCTTTTACACGCTTAAAAGGTTCCTGGAGGTCGGAGAAGGTCTGACTTTAACGCTTTCGAAGTTACCCCGGGCACCAAGCCCCCTAGTAGCAGAAGACATGCTCATTGAGGATGTCGTGGAAATACTGGAACCGTTTGAGGAGGCAACGAAATTGCTCTCTGGGGATGAGTGCACCTCCACTTCTTTGAATGTTCCTGTGGTCTGCGGTATTAAACGAGAGCTGGAAGAGCGTATAGGGCCTGCGCTGAAAACAGAAAATGGTAAAGAAGTGTTTCGCGAATGCATCTCCTCCTTGCATAAAATAATGGACACATATGAGGAAAGACAGTTAACATCTCTTGCACACTGGTGGACCCACGACTAG